In Bacillota bacterium, the DNA window GCAGCAGGGGCCAGTGAAAAAAGTCGTTCACCTCCACCCGGGTGTCGGACAACACCTGGAAAGCTACTTCGTGCGTGGGGACGTAGCGTCTGAGGGCGTCTTCCTTTCCAAACAAGAGCAGAGCGCCCACCCGCAGAGCCCGGACCTCGTGGTTTGCCTCGATC includes these proteins:
- a CDS encoding AAA family ATPase; translation: MPDIEIAKALGLIEANHEVRALRVGALLLFGKEDALRRYVPTHEVAFQVLSDTRVEVNDFFHWPLL